GAAAGCGCAATAAACCGAAACAGGACGGTCTGCCAGAGCGAACGCACGGCGACACGAAACAGTTTCCAGCGGCGAATGGATACCTCTCCCGTCGCCCTCGCCTGACACTTCACCGGCAGCTGGACAACACGGGCCTGCTGCCAGGCAGCGATGCCCGAAATAATCACATTGGGCGCAAAGGTCTTTTCCGGGATTTTCCTGAACCATGGTTTGAAAAAGGATGAGCGCATTAAACGATAGGGAATATTCACGTCACGCATAGCATAGCCGTAACATAGATGAACACTCAGACGAGATACCGACGAAATCAAACGACGTACCAAAGGGCTTTTCCTATTTTTTCGCCACCCGATCACTAAATCGGCCAGCGATCGCTGGGCCCACAGCGCCGCAAAATCTTCGGGCAGCAGCTCGTCATCGGAATCGACCTGAAAGATCCATTCCGCTTTTGCATCTCTGTAGCCCTTAAGAATGGTGGGCCCGTGCCCCTGATTGGAGGCGGTATGCACCGTCAGTCCATGATCATCCGTGGATGCCAGCTCCTGAAGAACTGCCCGCGTATTATCTTTGGAGCCGTCATCATAAGCATGTATCCTATACACAATATCCATTTCATCCAGCATCTCGCGCCACGCCGTGATGACCGACGCAATGACTTCCCCCTCGTTATAAATCGGCATAATAATTGCCAGTTCACATCCAACCGTCCCGTCATCATTCTGGCACATTATTCCTGCTCCTCTGATTCCGCCGGTGCGCCGGAAAAGACGACACAGGCCCCTGCGGGAAGACGCTGCGAAATGGTTATCGGGCGACGGATATTCAGCGTTCGCCCCGTGAGAATATCCGTCCAGGTTCCTGCAAACGACAAGGGAAAGGCAACCGCTTCCGGGGCATTACCCAGATTCGCTCCAACCAGCACAGACCGGCCTCCAAAAGTTCTCTGATAGACGATCACTTTACGCGCTTCATCGTTTTCAATCAGTTCAGTCCAACCGCCTATGAGTGCGGGGTTAGTGCCTCGCAGATGCACCAGTTTCTCTGTCGCGTCAAAAATAGTTTTTCCGCTGACATCGCGCAGATAATTCCAGTGAAGCGGATTATCCCCCACTTTTTTCTGTGTGTCTTCGCCCCATTCCTGACCGGCATACAGCATGGGCACGCCCGGCGCGGTTAAGGTCAATACATTGCCCAGAATACACCGGCGCATGGCTTCATCCTTATCCATGCCCTTTTCATGAAATACATACATCATGCGTTCCTCATCATGACTTTCCACATAGGGCATGCGACTGGTTTCTTTTTCAAACCCCAGTTCCACCGGCTGCATGAGGCGAGAAAAGTCATTGGAATAGACGGCTTTATTTTTCAGCATATCTTTCATGCGCCAATGGAAGAACGCATGCCAGCCGGTATCCATTTCTGTCAGATTAACTAAATCCGGATCGGCGGGAATATGTTCGGCAATAGTATAGGTATTGGTATTGGCCATTTTCGCGGCATAGGCAAACCAGCTCGCCCCCTCGTCATTGTAGCCCTTCCATCCGACCCATCGGGTGGCATCGTAACGGAATCCATCAATATGATAGTCATCGACCCAGAACCGCATCAGATCGGCCACATAGCGTTTCACTGCCGGACTGGCCTGATCTAAGTCGGGGAAGCCCCAGTTTTCACCTTTAAAATCGTAGAAATACGGACTGGCGGCGTAGTCGGTGCCGTACAGCTCAAAGAGCGGGGAACGTCCATCCAGATGATTAAGCACTGTATCCATGATCACGGCAATACCCCGTTTATGTGCCTCGTTGATCATTTCTTTTAAGTCTTCAGGCGTTCCGTACCAGCTTTCCGGCGCAAAGTGAAAGGAGGGATTGTATCCCCAGCTGCTACTGCCGGTAAATTCATTCCATGGCAGCGGTTCGATGGCATTGATCCCCAGCGACTGAATGTAATCCAATCGCTTCGTCACGCCCTTAAAGCCTTCACCCGGACAAAAATCTTCGATAAACAATTCGTAGACAATCAGATCTTTCAGCGGTGGACGCTGATACGTCTCATCTTCCCAGGCAAATGGTGATTGACCCACCTGAATAACCGAGCGGGCTAATTCAGATTTCCATGTTTCCTGCCCCTTTTCATCGGTCCAGTTCACATCGGTGGAATAGGGATCGGCCAGCGTCTTTTTCCCATCAATCACGTATTGGTATTCATAGGTTCCGTTGGTCAGCTGCATGGTTGTCCACCAGATACCGTTGGGCGAATAATTCATGACATGGGCTTCCGGATCCCAGTCATTCATCGTACCGATCAATGATACATATTTTTTGTCCGGAGCAAACAGGGCAAAGGTCACCAGCCCGTTGGTATCAAACGTGGTTCCAAAGGGTTCTCTACTGCTGCGGAAGACCTGCCTGAAGGGCGGAACAAACCAAAAGTCAACGGCAGCTAATACCTTAGAACCATCGCTTTTTTCACTCTCGGCCGTGAGACGGTGACGCCCATAGGTCAGGCCATAGGTATCCAGCCTGGCGTCGTAGGGCGGCTTCAGCTCTGTCTTTAATGGACGTCCATCCAGCCAAACGGCTGCGGGCTGATTCGCCGTCGAGGTCAGTGTATATTGGAACGGCGCATCCATAGACTGCTCGGGTTTAGGACGTGCAAATTGGAGAACCGGCTTGCTGTCGGTGCCAGTAAGTGAAATATCTACGTTATAATTATGACCGAAATCGGTATCCCAGTCATCCCCCCAGTGCACGGCCATGTGTAATGAAGTCACCACTTGCACCCCGTTATTAAAGGGACCCAGCACAATGGTGGATATGCCGTCCGAATCGGCTTTATGTATGGGGGAATCGACGGCGAGGCCATCTGTGGAAGGCACGGTGCCTTTGGTCCAATAGACCGCATCTGGAGGTTGCCAGGCACCACGTTCCGCATTGACTCCCCAGCGTAACTGGCCTTTTTTTCCTTTGGGCGCATCGTGAATGGTGATACGAATTTCGTCGTTGACGGTGGGCTTTTTCGGTTTTACGGAAATACGCCCCTGACTGACATCGATGTGATAATCTTTTTCCCCGTTTTTTTCCCAGATCGAGTTAGACCATACCATGACAAAATCAATGCCGCGCACGACCTGCGTCGCTGTGTCAAAGGGACCGATTTCTGCGACATAAACGCCGGGAACGGCAATGGCTTCCATGGGTGTTCGCACGGCAGCACCCGTCATATAGGATTGATCCGGCACATATTCCGGCACGACTTGTTCCCAGCCGTTGTTCTTTGCATTAATCCCCCAGTGCACTTCTCCTGCACCATTGGTTGACGATACGAAAATCTTGATATGATCGCGTTTGGTCGGTTTATCCGGCACCCAGTACACCGTCGCGAACACACTCATTCCGCACATCAGCCAGACCATTACGATTCGCTTCAGTACACTTGTCATGTATTTATCCTTACTATGTTAAAAATGAACAGACTGCGCAAGCAGAGCTAAAAAGCACCGAAGTAAATGCTGGAAAAGGAAACAATGGGTGATGTCTCGCGAATGTCATCCATGGTCGCCCGGGCATCTTCCACCAGCGATTCAATGGAGTTGTACAGTCGATCATCCTTGGACAGTTTTCCAAGGGTTCCCTCGCCTGCAACCAGACGTTCCACCACCACGTTCAGATTACTGGCCACGGCGGTAATTTCATAATAGGCACTGTCATCCACCAAGAGTTTTCCCAGCGTTCCCTGTCCGGCTTTCAGTCCGTCGGTAATCGATCGAATATCTAGAACAATGGTCTGAATTTCCGTGTACAAAGAATCATCTTTAATGAGCCTGCCAATGGTTCCCTCACCCGAGGCAATGTCATGACTGATGCTGTCCAGATTGACCATGAGCTTATCCACTTTAGTATACAACTCATCGCTCATCAGCAATTTACCCAGCGTCCCCTCGCCTTTGGACAACTGACTGGTAATGTCTTTAAAATCGCGGGATGCCGAACGAATGTTATCCATGGACTCTTCCAGATTCTTAAGAATGCCGCCCTCATTCATGGCTTTTTTCAGCATAGCAAATGTATCCGATGCATCATCGATCAAACTCACAGGTGCTTCGCCCTTGAGCACCACGTTTTCGATATTCATCTCGCCATCACTGGGTGTACCCTCGGAAACATCCAATATATGACCCCCCAATACCGACGCCGACTGAATCCGGATTTTGTAGTCCCTGTACAGCTTTAGCTTCGTATCAAGATTCGCGGTAACAACGACCCCTTCATCCACGATTTCCATGCCGCTGATAATGCCGACCTTCACACCGTGATAGAATACGTTGTCGCCGTTGGATAAACCGCTTACGGTTCCAAAACGCACCTTTAACGGATAATATTTGGTGAACAGTTTTTCTTTGCTCAGCACAATAGTGAACACGCCCAATGCCAGTAAAATCATAAACATGACGGCACCCACGGTGATTTCAACGCTAATTTCTCTCATTCTACTTCGTCTCATGTCATCAGCCTCACATATTATTCGCTTCTAAAAAATCGCGTACTTCTTTTACATTCGATTTCACAAAATCGTCCGGCGGGGAAATCTCTACCATACGTCCGTTCGCAAGCAATCCAATGCGCGTGGCAATGCCCAGCGCACTAATCAGATCATGGGTCACCACCACACTGGTAAGACCAAGCTTGATCCGCATACTGTTTATGAGCTCATCAATCATTCGGGAGGTCACCGGATCCAGCCCCGACGTCGGTTCGTCGTATAGAATTATTTCAGGATTCATGATAATGGCACGAGCGAGCCCGACGCGTTTCTGCATCCCGCCAGATAAATCCGAGGGATGCTTCATAAACACGTCACTCAGCCCTACCATCTCCAGTTTTTCCTGCGCCAGTGTATCGATTTCCGCCTGAGGCATTTTTGTACGTTGACGCAGGGGTAACCCCACATTGTCCCCTGCGGTCAGCCACTGCAGTAATGCGGAGCTCTGAAAAAGCACACCAAAGCGGGAACGAATGGCGGATAAATCGGCCCCTGCCGCCTCGCTGACGCATTGGTCACCAATCCACACTTTTCCCGCATCCGGCGTCAGCAGGCGGATCATGTGTTTGATCGTGACACTTTTTCCCGTGCCCGATCGTCCAATCACGACAAAGGTCTCCCCCTTGTGAATGGTAAAGGACAAGTCATCCAGCACCTTCTTTGTGCCGAAATGTTTCGTTACATTTTCAAATCGTATCATGTGTAGAACAACCGCGTTACCATATAACCAACAATCAGAATAGTGAGGAATGAAATGACCACGGTATTCCGCGTGGCACGCCCCACTCCCACAGCACCGTCTTTTGTATTAAATCCCTGATGACAAGCAACCATCGTAATGATAATCCCAAACAAAAAGGCCTTAAAAAGACCGACATATAGATCTTTGTTGGCCGCATATTGCATCGCATTGTCAAAATAGGCCTGAACCGACACATCGAGCTGGGTGAAGCCCACCACCGATCCTCCCAGAATACCCAGAATATCAGTGTACACCGTCAACAGCGGCATCATGATAATCAGTGCCACCAATCGCGGCATCACCAGAAAACGAATGGGACTGATGGACATGATTTCCAGTGCAGCCACTTCCTCTGAGACCACCATGGTACCCAGTGCCGCCGCAATGGACGAACCGACACTGGCCGCCACAATCAGCGCCGTCATAAAAGGTCCCATTTCACGCGTGATAGAAATAGCCACCGCTGTTCCAATCTGAACCTCCTGTCCAAACCGGCGCAGTTCCAGTCCCGTCTGCAGGGCAAGAATCATTCCGGTGAATGTGGCGACCACCGTCATAACGCCCAGGCTCTTTACTCCTGTGAAGTAGAGCTGATAGAAAACGTCGAAACGGTTCCTTCTGGAAAATATAAACCGACACTGCAAGAAGGCGTTCATGATCATAATCAGTGCCCGTCCCACCTCGCGGCAGTTGAGCAGTACAGAACGTCCCATGGCAGCCAGCCCGTTGGCCGGCGGATCTCTAAACTCTGGTTCGCGTGTTATTATGGCTGCGTCTCCTTTCTTCCCCCGCACTCAAAAAAATATAAAAACCGATACCGACGTATCCCGTCTTCCCGTTTATATCCAAATAATCCCTTTAAAATCGACCATTCTTTTTTGCCTCCGCCATGGCGGTCGCAATCCCAGTCGAACAGCGGAAACACCGATGTATGACTTTTTTCATCGCGAATGCGCTGACGGCGGTACATGCCCCACAAGGCTTCCGTTTCATAGCCCTCGTCTGCCACCACCGTGTGCGTCAGCAAGGTCCAGTAGGGCCCCCAGGAGCCGGCGATCACTTCGCGGCCGTTATAAAAGGGCCACAAATCCAAAGCCCGGATCTGACGCACCTTGCCTTCTCTGCGATAGTGAAACAGCGGCCACAACTTTGTGGCTTTCGATGTCACGTCGCCCAGCTCCACCTTGTCCCTGTCGGGACTGTAGTTTACTACGTTCCGCGTTTCTTCCATTACCAGAAAAGGAACGACCTGAAAGAAGCGTTTTGCGCGGTCGTTCTGGATCCAGCTGCGGGACCAGATCAGTGGCCAGGCCATATAGGTGTCCACCTTTCGTCCCAGTGTTCGCGTGCCGAATAACGGCCAGATTCGAAAGGCTTTCATGCCGTTTTCGCGACGATAATGAATAAAGGGCCAAGGACAGTTGATCAATGTCCCGTCCTTTCCGAAATTGAAACGTATCAAAGGCGGTAAAAACATCCATCCTTCCTGGTCTTCGCGATGGACGCGTCCAAACAACGGCCATAACACATAAGAATAGCCGGCGGCACCTTTGGGGTAGTATTTGTTATAAACCCAGAAGGGCCACATTACCGCCCATTTCTCAGACAGATCTTTGGTCAGTGAGTGGGCATAAAAAGGAAAAAATCTATGCTTCTCATGATGCCCGTCAGGCGAATCAGAACTGGACATGAACGGCCACAGCCAATTGGTCGTCGTGAAATCATTCACACGCCACCGGGACCACAGCGGAAAGAGGAAAAAGGTGGCTTCATCAAAGAAATAGACGTCCTTGATCGTTCCGCCCAGTGGAAATACCGCAACCGAAGTTTTTCCATCCATGCCGCGACTTTGAAAGTACACAGGAAATATGCGAATGCGATAGGTTCCCGGTTTATCTCCCGTTACGCTGTTGGAACGCCCCCAGGCGCAGAGAATACGCCATTTCTTTTCATACCCCGTCTTTGTAACACTGGCCACGGGCCAGAGCCAGGTGGTTTGCCGGCGATGCTGGGCCGGATCGTCAATGTGCGAGTAGATCGGCCGTACCCCTGTGTATTCCGGCTGCTCTTCTGTCGTTTCGATGTGCTGATAGACCGGCCCCGCCGCCGAGGTGACGT
This window of the Spartobacteria bacterium genome carries:
- a CDS encoding glycosyltransferase family 2 protein; this encodes MCQNDDGTVGCELAIIMPIYNEGEVIASVITAWREMLDEMDIVYRIHAYDDGSKDNTRAVLQELASTDDHGLTVHTASNQGHGPTILKGYRDAKAEWIFQVDSDDELLPEDFAALWAQRSLADLVIGWRKNRKSPLVRRLISSVSRLSVHLCYGYAMRDVNIPYRLMRSSFFKPWFRKIPEKTFAPNVIISGIAAWQQARVVQLPVKCQARATGEVSIRRWKLFRVAVRSLWQTVLFRFIALS
- a CDS encoding MCE family protein; translation: MRRSRMREISVEITVGAVMFMILLALGVFTIVLSKEKLFTKYYPLKVRFGTVSGLSNGDNVFYHGVKVGIISGMEIVDEGVVVTANLDTKLKLYRDYKIRIQSASVLGGHILDVSEGTPSDGEMNIENVVLKGEAPVSLIDDASDTFAMLKKAMNEGGILKNLEESMDNIRSASRDFKDITSQLSKGEGTLGKLLMSDELYTKVDKLMVNLDSISHDIASGEGTIGRLIKDDSLYTEIQTIVLDIRSITDGLKAGQGTLGKLLVDDSAYYEITAVASNLNVVVERLVAGEGTLGKLSKDDRLYNSIESLVEDARATMDDIRETSPIVSFSSIYFGAF
- a CDS encoding ATP-binding cassette domain-containing protein; protein product: MIRFENVTKHFGTKKVLDDLSFTIHKGETFVVIGRSGTGKSVTIKHMIRLLTPDAGKVWIGDQCVSEAAGADLSAIRSRFGVLFQSSALLQWLTAGDNVGLPLRQRTKMPQAEIDTLAQEKLEMVGLSDVFMKHPSDLSGGMQKRVGLARAIIMNPEIILYDEPTSGLDPVTSRMIDELINSMRIKLGLTSVVVTHDLISALGIATRIGLLANGRMVEISPPDDFVKSNVKEVRDFLEANNM
- a CDS encoding ABC transporter permease, translated to MGRSVLLNCREVGRALIMIMNAFLQCRFIFSRRNRFDVFYQLYFTGVKSLGVMTVVATFTGMILALQTGLELRRFGQEVQIGTAVAISITREMGPFMTALIVAASVGSSIAAALGTMVVSEEVAALEIMSISPIRFLVMPRLVALIIMMPLLTVYTDILGILGGSVVGFTQLDVSVQAYFDNAMQYAANKDLYVGLFKAFLFGIIITMVACHQGFNTKDGAVGVGRATRNTVVISFLTILIVGYMVTRLFYT